One stretch of Pandoraea oxalativorans DNA includes these proteins:
- a CDS encoding glutamate/aspartate ABC transporter substrate-binding protein, whose translation MIKTRLTGVMRGVLAVAMTLAAGAALAQGASETLQKIESSGVISIGHRESSIPFSYYDNGHNVIGYSQDLCNKVVDAVKTRLKKPDLHVRFIPVTSQNRIALVQNGTVDIECGVTTNLTARQSQVNFSDTFFIAGTRLLTNKNSGIKDFPDLAGKPVVTNAGTTSERILNKMNNEKKMGMNVISGKDYGESFTMLQGGRVQAFMMDDVLLAGARTMGRNPDDWIVTGKPQSFEAYGFMMKHGDTEFKKLVDDTLAGVMKSGEINTLYKKWFETPVPPKNINFNFPMSEQLKQLYANPNDKAFE comes from the coding sequence ATGATCAAGACGCGATTGACCGGGGTGATGCGCGGGGTGCTGGCCGTAGCGATGACGTTGGCGGCCGGTGCGGCGCTGGCGCAGGGCGCATCGGAGACGCTGCAAAAGATCGAAAGCAGCGGCGTGATTTCCATCGGCCATCGCGAATCGTCGATTCCGTTCTCGTATTACGACAACGGTCATAACGTCATCGGTTACTCGCAGGACCTGTGCAACAAGGTCGTCGACGCCGTCAAAACGCGTCTGAAGAAGCCCGATCTGCACGTTCGCTTCATTCCCGTCACGTCGCAGAACCGCATCGCGCTCGTGCAGAACGGCACGGTCGACATCGAGTGCGGCGTGACGACGAACCTCACGGCGCGCCAGTCGCAGGTCAATTTCTCGGACACCTTCTTCATCGCGGGCACGCGCCTCCTGACGAACAAGAACTCCGGCATCAAGGACTTCCCGGATCTGGCGGGTAAACCCGTGGTGACTAATGCCGGCACGACCTCGGAGCGCATCCTCAACAAGATGAACAACGAGAAGAAGATGGGCATGAATGTCATTTCCGGCAAAGACTACGGCGAGTCGTTCACCATGCTTCAGGGCGGACGCGTTCAGGCCTTCATGATGGATGACGTATTGCTCGCCGGTGCGCGCACGATGGGCCGCAATCCCGACGATTGGATCGTGACGGGCAAGCCGCAGTCGTTCGAAGCGTACGGCTTCATGATGAAGCACGGCGACACCGAGTTCAAAAAGCTGGTGGACGACACGCTCGCTGGCGTGATGAAGAGCGGCGAGATCAACACCCTGTACAAGAAGTGGTTCGAGACGCCGGTGCCGCCGAAGAATATCAACTTCAACTTCCCCATGAGCGAGCAGCTCAAGCAGTTGTACGCGAACCCGAACGACAAGGCGTTCGAGTAA
- a CDS encoding DUF2905 domain-containing protein, whose product MFRWMFTIFFAICVLSAAAPWLTKLGIGRLPGDVRLRWRGKEMVFPFASTVLLSLVFNLLIRLL is encoded by the coding sequence ATGTTTCGCTGGATGTTCACCATCTTCTTCGCGATCTGCGTCCTCTCGGCTGCCGCTCCCTGGCTGACCAAACTCGGCATCGGCCGCCTGCCCGGTGACGTGCGTCTGCGCTGGCGCGGGAAGGAAATGGTCTTCCCGTTCGCCTCGACCGTGCTGCTCTCGCTCGTCTTCAACCTGCTGATTCGCTTGCTGTAA
- a CDS encoding plasmid pRiA4b ORF-3 family protein, giving the protein MVHPLRPAVRRVKAPVPDYVLRVELKYIKPAIWRRIIVPGSIRLGKLHVVLLLAMGWEGGHLHEFVFGETNYGEPDDFGFESDPPMLNEARVTLAKALGGLKSFTYVYDYGDNWQHRIKVEKALTPDPDMRRPLCLDGQNACPPEDVGGVPGYADFLEAITDPTHEEHDHFLERCGGSFDPAAFDLVLTNQRLSEVKL; this is encoded by the coding sequence ATGGTCCACCCCCTCAGACCTGCTGTGCGCCGAGTCAAGGCGCCAGTGCCCGATTACGTACTGCGCGTTGAGCTGAAGTACATCAAGCCTGCGATTTGGCGCCGAATCATCGTTCCCGGTTCGATCCGGCTGGGCAAGCTGCATGTCGTGCTACTGCTGGCCATGGGCTGGGAGGGCGGGCACCTGCACGAATTCGTCTTCGGCGAAACCAACTATGGTGAACCGGATGACTTCGGGTTCGAGAGCGATCCGCCAATGCTCAATGAAGCACGGGTCACGCTGGCGAAGGCGCTGGGCGGGTTGAAGTCATTCACCTACGTCTACGATTACGGGGACAACTGGCAGCATCGGATCAAGGTCGAGAAGGCGCTGACGCCTGATCCAGACATGCGCCGGCCGCTGTGCCTGGACGGGCAGAATGCGTGTCCACCGGAAGACGTCGGTGGAGTTCCAGGATATGCCGACTTCCTCGAAGCGATCACCGATCCGACGCACGAGGAACACGACCACTTCCTCGAGAGGTGTGGCGGCAGCTTCGATCCCGCCGCTTTCGATCTCGTGCTGACGAATCAGCGGCTCTCAGAGGTCAAGCTCTGA
- a CDS encoding class I SAM-dependent methyltransferase → MNQAAPKPHSLPVPETDALEHSRRLTAYLADAIGANGGWLPFDRFMELALYAPGLGYYAAGAAKFGRLAADGSDFVTAPELTPLFARTLARQIGEIFEQTGDAQVLEFGAGSGRLAADLLLALDAEGTPCGQYSIMELSGELRARQRATIEKAAPHLLDRVTWLDRLPDAFHGTMIGNEVLDAMPVRLWARRPDASAEPVWFERGVVLTPEGFAWEERRYTGPLPQALNALADLPPTQEYLTETHEAASAFVRSVAPLLARGVLLLIDYGFPAREYYHPQRAGGTLMCHYRHHAHDDPFYYPGLQDITAHVEFSGIADAGVEAGLDLLGFTSQARFLMNAGIVDLMSALDPTDPETFMPAAAAAQKLLSEAEMGELFKVIAFGRAMDEWAGLVGFVNGDRSHAL, encoded by the coding sequence ATGAATCAGGCCGCACCGAAACCCCATAGTTTACCCGTTCCGGAGACGGACGCGCTCGAACACTCGCGCCGCCTCACGGCATATCTTGCCGACGCCATCGGCGCTAACGGCGGCTGGTTGCCGTTCGATCGCTTCATGGAACTGGCCCTGTACGCGCCCGGCCTCGGCTATTACGCCGCCGGCGCCGCCAAGTTCGGACGCCTCGCCGCCGACGGCAGCGACTTCGTCACCGCACCGGAACTCACGCCGCTCTTCGCGCGCACGCTCGCGCGCCAGATCGGTGAAATCTTCGAACAAACGGGCGACGCACAGGTACTGGAATTCGGTGCCGGGTCCGGACGCCTCGCCGCGGATCTGCTGCTCGCCCTCGACGCCGAAGGCACGCCGTGCGGGCAGTACTCGATCATGGAACTCTCGGGCGAGCTTCGCGCCCGCCAGCGCGCCACCATCGAGAAGGCCGCACCGCACCTGCTGGATCGCGTAACGTGGCTCGATCGGTTGCCCGACGCCTTTCACGGCACGATGATCGGTAACGAGGTCCTCGACGCCATGCCGGTGCGCCTGTGGGCGCGCCGTCCGGATGCCAGCGCAGAGCCTGTCTGGTTCGAGCGCGGCGTTGTGCTCACGCCTGAAGGCTTCGCGTGGGAAGAGCGGCGCTACACCGGCCCGCTGCCGCAAGCGCTCAACGCATTGGCCGATCTGCCCCCGACGCAGGAATACCTGACGGAAACGCACGAAGCGGCCTCGGCCTTCGTGCGCAGCGTCGCCCCCTTGCTGGCGCGCGGCGTGCTACTGCTGATCGATTACGGCTTCCCCGCGCGCGAGTACTACCATCCGCAGCGCGCCGGCGGCACGCTCATGTGCCATTACCGTCACCATGCGCACGACGACCCCTTCTATTACCCCGGCTTGCAGGACATCACTGCACACGTGGAGTTTTCGGGCATCGCCGACGCCGGTGTGGAAGCCGGTCTCGATCTGCTGGGCTTCACGTCGCAGGCGCGTTTCCTGATGAATGCGGGCATCGTCGATCTGATGAGCGCGCTCGACCCGACCGATCCGGAGACGTTCATGCCCGCTGCCGCTGCCGCACAGAAACTGCTCTCCGAGGCGGAGATGGGCGAGCTCTTCAAGGTCATTGCCTTCGGACGCGCGATGGACGAATGGGCCGGTCTGGTCGGCTTCGTCAATGGCGACCGTAGTCACGCCCTCTGA
- a CDS encoding ISL3 family transposase encodes MLDRKLLESLGGWQGYAVERVEWPEGTGRTLSIYLKPTAKVMLCEQCGARCRQVHETTVRRVRDLPLFEYRVVLHVPRRRLLCEQCGGPRLERLTWLGRYQRVTDRLAAACSQLLQSSNVQAVARFFELGWHTVKTLDKARLRASVREPDWSRIEYLAMDEFALHKGHRYATVVVDPISRQVLWIGPGRSRETARAFFEQLPRGVAQRIKAVAIDMTTAYELEIQAHCPRAEIVYDLFHVVAKYGREVIDRVRVDQANQLRQDRPARRVIKSSRWLLLRNRDKLDRQQAVRLDELLQANQPLLTVYVLRDELKRLWFYRRPAWAKQAWHHWCEQAEQSGIAPLNTFAQRLKGYLHGILARCRHRLNTSIVEGINNTIKVIKRRAYGYRDQEYFFLKIRAAFPGNAQ; translated from the coding sequence ATGCTGGATCGCAAGCTGCTGGAGTCGCTGGGAGGCTGGCAGGGCTATGCCGTCGAACGCGTGGAGTGGCCCGAGGGCACAGGGCGCACGCTGTCGATCTATTTGAAGCCAACCGCCAAGGTGATGCTGTGCGAGCAGTGCGGCGCACGATGTCGCCAGGTCCATGAGACCACGGTGCGCCGGGTGCGAGATCTGCCGTTATTTGAGTACCGGGTTGTTCTTCATGTTCCACGCCGGCGCTTGTTGTGTGAGCAATGCGGTGGCCCGCGCCTGGAGCGGCTTACTTGGCTGGGTCGCTACCAGCGGGTGACGGATCGGCTTGCGGCGGCCTGCAGCCAATTGCTGCAATCGAGCAACGTGCAGGCGGTGGCGAGGTTCTTCGAGCTGGGTTGGCATACCGTCAAGACGCTGGACAAGGCCCGGCTCCGAGCGTCAGTGCGCGAACCGGATTGGTCCAGGATCGAGTATTTAGCGATGGACGAGTTCGCCCTGCATAAAGGGCATCGGTACGCGACGGTAGTCGTCGATCCGATCAGCAGGCAGGTGCTGTGGATCGGCCCAGGACGCTCACGCGAGACGGCTCGGGCGTTCTTCGAGCAATTGCCGCGTGGGGTCGCCCAACGCATCAAGGCCGTAGCCATCGACATGACTACGGCCTACGAGTTAGAAATCCAGGCCCACTGCCCACGGGCGGAGATCGTCTATGACTTGTTCCATGTCGTGGCCAAGTACGGACGAGAGGTCATTGATCGGGTGCGCGTGGATCAGGCCAACCAACTGCGCCAGGACCGTCCCGCGCGCCGGGTCATCAAATCGAGCCGCTGGCTGTTATTGCGCAACCGCGACAAGCTAGACCGGCAGCAGGCCGTCCGGCTCGACGAATTGCTGCAAGCCAACCAGCCGCTGCTGACGGTCTATGTCCTGAGGGACGAACTCAAGCGGCTCTGGTTCTACCGAAGACCTGCCTGGGCAAAACAAGCCTGGCACCACTGGTGCGAGCAGGCCGAGCAAAGCGGAATAGCCCCCTTGAACACCTTCGCTCAGCGTCTGAAAGGCTATCTGCATGGCATCCTGGCCAGATGCCGACATCGTCTAAACACCAGCATCGTTGAGGGCATTAACAACACTATCAAGGTCATTAAGCGGCGCGCCTACGGCTACCGAGACCAGGAATACTTCTTCCTCAAAATCCGCGCCGCCTTCCCCGGTAATGCTCAATGA
- a CDS encoding dihydroneopterin aldolase, giving the protein MHSALSHPRLMDCRRMFLRDYEVFINIGVHDHEKRGEQRVLINVQLFVPLAESTPTEDKLDEVVDYDFMRETIARRVGQGHIHLQETLCDDVARALLAHPRVRAVGVSTEKPDVYPDCHSVGIEVFQMKDA; this is encoded by the coding sequence ATGCATAGCGCTCTTTCCCACCCCCGCCTGATGGACTGCCGTCGCATGTTCCTGCGCGACTACGAGGTGTTCATCAACATCGGCGTGCACGATCACGAAAAGCGTGGCGAGCAGCGCGTGCTGATCAACGTGCAACTGTTCGTCCCGCTCGCCGAGAGCACGCCCACGGAAGACAAGCTCGACGAAGTCGTGGACTACGACTTCATGCGCGAGACCATCGCCAGGCGTGTGGGGCAGGGCCACATCCACCTGCAGGAAACCCTTTGCGACGACGTCGCGCGTGCGCTGCTGGCGCATCCGCGCGTGCGTGCCGTGGGCGTGTCGACCGAGAAGCCCGACGTCTACCCCGATTGCCACTCGGTCGGCATCGAAGTGTTTCAGATGAAGGATGCCTGA
- the glmS gene encoding glutamine--fructose-6-phosphate transaminase (isomerizing): MCGIVGAVARRNIVPVLVEGLRRLEYRGYDSCGVAVLKDGVPQRARSVSRVADLDEQLAQTQLTGETGIAHTRWATHGAPVTNNAHPIFSRDEVALVHNGIIENHESLRDELRGLGYEFVSQTDTEVIAHLIHHILSNGAAGDLYQAVRLATRRLHGAYAIAVFRKQEPHRVIGARAGSPLVVGVGEGENFLASDALALAGTTDQFIYLEEGDVVELTLDGVKIVDRNDAAVEREVRTVQAYTGAVELGPYRHYMQKEIFEQPRAIGDTMEGVEGISPTLFGEKAEAMLGNVDSILILACGTSYYSGMTAKYWLESLAQIPTQVEVASEYRYRDSVPNPKTLVVTISQSGETADTMAALQHAQSLGMTNTLAICNVGTSAMVRQTALHYLTRAGTEIGVASTKAFTTQLTALFLLTLTIAKLRGRLSAAQEADYLTQLRHLPSALHSVLALEPQIIAWAEEFARRENALFLGRGLHYPIALEGALKLKEISYIHAEAYPAGELKHGPLALVTDQMPVVTVAPRDALVEKLKSNMQEVRARGGQLYVFADSDTEIANAEGLHVIRMPEHYGQLSPILHVVPLQLLAYHTACARGTDVDKPRNLAKSVTVE, from the coding sequence ATGTGCGGCATTGTCGGCGCGGTGGCGCGGCGGAATATTGTACCGGTGTTGGTCGAAGGTTTGCGTCGTCTCGAATATCGTGGCTACGACTCCTGTGGCGTGGCTGTGCTCAAGGATGGTGTGCCGCAACGCGCACGCAGCGTCTCGCGCGTGGCTGACCTCGACGAGCAGCTTGCGCAAACGCAACTGACGGGCGAGACGGGTATTGCCCACACACGCTGGGCAACGCACGGCGCGCCGGTCACGAACAATGCGCACCCGATTTTCTCGCGTGACGAAGTGGCGCTGGTTCATAACGGCATCATCGAGAACCACGAAAGCCTGCGTGACGAATTGCGGGGTCTTGGCTATGAGTTCGTGTCGCAAACCGACACCGAAGTCATCGCCCATTTGATTCACCACATTCTGTCCAATGGTGCGGCAGGCGATCTGTATCAGGCGGTTCGTCTGGCGACGCGTCGTCTGCATGGCGCCTATGCCATCGCCGTGTTTCGCAAGCAGGAGCCGCATCGCGTCATCGGTGCACGTGCGGGTTCGCCCCTCGTGGTCGGTGTGGGCGAGGGCGAAAACTTCCTCGCGTCGGACGCGTTGGCGCTAGCTGGCACAACCGATCAGTTCATCTATCTGGAAGAGGGCGATGTCGTCGAACTCACGCTGGACGGTGTGAAGATCGTGGATCGTAACGATGCGGCTGTCGAGCGCGAAGTGCGCACCGTTCAGGCTTACACGGGTGCCGTCGAGCTGGGGCCGTATCGTCACTACATGCAGAAGGAAATCTTCGAGCAGCCGCGTGCCATCGGTGACACGATGGAAGGCGTCGAAGGAATTTCGCCGACGCTCTTCGGCGAGAAGGCCGAAGCGATGCTCGGCAACGTCGACTCGATTCTGATTCTGGCGTGCGGCACGAGCTACTACTCGGGCATGACGGCGAAGTACTGGCTGGAGTCGCTGGCACAGATTCCGACGCAGGTTGAAGTGGCGAGCGAGTACCGTTATCGCGACAGCGTACCGAATCCGAAAACGCTGGTCGTGACGATCTCGCAATCGGGCGAGACGGCCGACACGATGGCGGCGCTGCAGCACGCGCAATCGCTGGGCATGACGAACACGCTGGCGATCTGCAATGTGGGGACGAGCGCGATGGTGCGTCAGACCGCGTTGCATTACCTCACGCGTGCGGGCACGGAAATCGGTGTGGCGTCGACGAAGGCGTTCACGACGCAGCTCACCGCGCTGTTCCTGTTGACGCTGACGATTGCGAAGTTGCGCGGTCGTCTGAGCGCGGCGCAGGAGGCGGATTACCTCACGCAGTTGCGTCACCTGCCGTCGGCACTGCACAGCGTGCTGGCGCTGGAGCCGCAGATCATTGCCTGGGCCGAAGAGTTTGCCCGTCGCGAAAATGCGCTATTCCTGGGTCGTGGTCTGCACTACCCGATTGCCCTGGAAGGCGCACTCAAGCTCAAGGAAATCTCGTACATCCACGCCGAGGCCTATCCGGCGGGCGAACTGAAGCACGGTCCGCTGGCACTGGTGACGGATCAGATGCCTGTTGTGACGGTGGCCCCGCGCGACGCGCTGGTGGAGAAGCTCAAGTCGAACATGCAGGAAGTCCGTGCCCGTGGCGGACAGTTGTATGTGTTTGCCGATTCGGACACGGAGATCGCGAATGCCGAAGGCCTCCATGTGATCCGTATGCCGGAGCACTACGGCCAGCTGTCGCCGATTCTGCACGTCGTGCCGCTGCAACTGCTCGCCTATCACACCGCTTGCGCTCGTGGCACCGACGTCGACAAGCCGCGTAACCTGGCGAAGTCGGTCACGGTGGAGTGA
- the ttcA gene encoding tRNA 2-thiocytidine(32) synthetase TtcA translates to MPETGAPLAATGNAAAADSVKKVQKLAFENNKLEKRLFRLTGQAIGDYNMIEQGDRVMVCMSGGKDSYAMLDILLKLRERAPIDFSIVAVNLDQKQPGFPEHVLPDYFRSIGVDFHIENQDTYSIVKRVVPEGKTTCSLCSRLRRGILYRVAGELGATKIALGHHRDDIIETLFLNIFYGGKLKGMPPKLQSDDGKNVVIRPLAYVREPDLERYAEYKQFPIIPCTLCGSQPNLKRAEMKSLIRLWEKQHPGRIKSIFSALSNVVPSHLMDTNLHDFRNLRATGQPDPLGDIAFDEAPCGDEDDAGIIRINQLTQFDD, encoded by the coding sequence ATGCCCGAGACCGGCGCGCCACTGGCCGCGACCGGCAATGCCGCTGCCGCCGACAGCGTGAAGAAAGTGCAGAAGCTCGCGTTCGAGAACAACAAGCTTGAAAAGCGCCTGTTCCGTCTGACGGGGCAGGCCATTGGCGACTACAACATGATCGAGCAGGGCGATCGCGTGATGGTATGCATGTCCGGCGGTAAGGACAGCTACGCCATGCTCGACATTTTGCTCAAGCTGCGCGAGCGCGCCCCGATCGACTTCTCCATCGTTGCCGTCAACCTCGATCAGAAGCAGCCCGGCTTCCCCGAACACGTGCTGCCGGATTACTTCCGTTCCATCGGCGTGGACTTCCACATCGAGAATCAGGACACGTATTCCATCGTCAAGCGCGTGGTGCCCGAAGGCAAGACCACCTGCTCGCTGTGCTCGCGTCTGCGTCGCGGCATTCTGTATCGCGTGGCTGGCGAACTCGGTGCGACGAAGATCGCGCTTGGCCACCATCGCGACGACATCATCGAGACGCTGTTCCTGAACATCTTCTATGGCGGCAAGCTCAAGGGCATGCCACCGAAGCTGCAATCGGACGACGGCAAGAACGTGGTGATCCGACCGCTCGCGTATGTGCGCGAACCGGACCTCGAACGTTATGCCGAGTACAAGCAATTCCCGATCATTCCGTGCACGTTGTGCGGCAGCCAGCCAAACCTGAAGCGCGCCGAGATGAAGTCGCTCATTCGCCTGTGGGAGAAGCAACACCCGGGGCGCATCAAGTCGATTTTCAGCGCGTTGTCGAACGTGGTGCCGTCGCATCTGATGGACACGAACCTTCACGACTTCCGGAATTTGCGTGCGACGGGGCAACCCGATCCGCTCGGCGACATTGCCTTCGACGAAGCGCCCTGCGGCGATGAGGACGATGCGGGCATCATCCGCATCAATCAATTGACGCAATTCGACGACTGA
- the glmU gene encoding bifunctional UDP-N-acetylglucosamine diphosphorylase/glucosamine-1-phosphate N-acetyltransferase GlmU, protein MNIVILAAGMGKRMRSKLPKVLQPLAGRPLLSHVIATARQLAPGKLIVVIGHGGDAVREAVSAQDILFAEQAQQLGTGHAVQQAASQLDESVPTLVLYGDVPLTRVETLQGLLDAAGNDKLGVLTVDLDNPTGYGRIVRDAAGNVQRIVEQKDANEAELAIREINTGIVVAPTRALKAWLGGLKNQNAQGEYYLTDVIACAVADGVPVVTTQPTFAWEPNGVNDKAQLAELERDYQRNAAGALLAAGVTLIDPARFDVRGEVVCGTDVSIDVNCIFEGKVAIGDGATIGANCIIRNTTIGAGTRIEAFSHLDGAVVGADAVIGPYARLRPGADLADDVHIGNFVEVKNASMAKGSKANHLAYVGDSTVGARVNIGAGTITCNYDGANKHRTVIEDDVFIGSDTQLVAPVTVRRGTTIAAGTTVWKDTPEDALVLNGKTQEAKTGYVRPRKQKQ, encoded by the coding sequence ATGAATATTGTGATTCTCGCCGCCGGCATGGGTAAGCGCATGCGCTCGAAGTTGCCCAAAGTGTTGCAGCCGCTGGCCGGCCGCCCGCTGCTCTCGCACGTGATTGCGACCGCGCGCCAACTTGCGCCGGGCAAGCTCATCGTAGTGATCGGGCACGGTGGCGACGCCGTGCGCGAAGCCGTGTCTGCGCAGGACATCCTGTTCGCAGAGCAGGCGCAGCAGTTGGGGACAGGGCACGCCGTGCAGCAAGCGGCGTCGCAGCTCGACGAATCGGTGCCGACCCTCGTGCTCTATGGCGACGTGCCGCTCACGCGCGTCGAAACGTTGCAAGGGCTGCTCGATGCGGCGGGCAACGACAAGCTGGGCGTGCTCACCGTGGATCTCGACAACCCGACGGGCTATGGCCGCATCGTGCGCGATGCGGCAGGCAACGTGCAGCGTATCGTCGAACAGAAAGACGCCAATGAGGCCGAGCTGGCGATTCGCGAGATCAATACGGGTATCGTCGTCGCCCCGACGCGCGCGCTCAAGGCGTGGCTCGGCGGCCTGAAGAATCAGAATGCGCAGGGCGAGTACTACCTGACCGACGTGATCGCCTGTGCGGTGGCGGACGGCGTGCCCGTCGTCACCACGCAGCCGACGTTTGCGTGGGAGCCGAACGGCGTGAACGACAAGGCGCAACTGGCCGAACTGGAGCGCGACTATCAGCGCAATGCGGCGGGCGCGCTGCTCGCGGCTGGCGTCACGCTGATCGATCCTGCGCGCTTCGATGTCCGTGGGGAAGTCGTCTGCGGCACCGACGTCTCCATCGACGTGAACTGCATCTTCGAAGGCAAGGTCGCGATCGGCGACGGCGCGACCATCGGGGCGAACTGCATCATTCGCAACACCACGATCGGTGCGGGCACCCGTATCGAAGCGTTCAGCCATCTGGACGGCGCAGTGGTCGGGGCGGATGCCGTCATCGGACCGTATGCACGTCTGCGTCCCGGTGCCGATCTGGCGGACGACGTGCACATCGGCAACTTCGTGGAAGTGAAGAACGCATCGATGGCGAAGGGTTCGAAGGCGAATCATCTGGCGTACGTCGGCGATTCGACCGTGGGCGCGCGCGTGAATATCGGTGCGGGCACGATCACTTGCAACTACGATGGCGCGAACAAGCACCGCACGGTTATCGAGGACGATGTCTTCATCGGTTCGGACACGCAGCTCGTAGCGCCCGTCACGGTTCGGCGCGGTACGACGATTGCCGCAGGCACGACCGTCTGGAAAGACACGCCGGAAGACGCACTGGTGCTCAACGGCAAGACGCAGGAAGCAAAGACGGGTTATGTCCGCCCGCGTAAGCAGAAGCAGTAA
- a CDS encoding SDR family oxidoreductase, with the protein MTVASTPRPVPDANDAARTSDVPHASYASRVALVTGGARRIGRAIALKLASLGWDVAVHYERSHDEALETVAAIEAMGRRAVALQASLADEAATIALIGRCREALGVPTCLVNNASRFEYDCADDFGYQALERHMRVNAGAPLVLAREMHVALGETGRGVVVNLLDQKLANPNPDYLSYTLSKAALDVATTLLAQAFAPRLRVVGVAPGVTLVSVDQTPAGFAAAHASTPLGASSTPQDIAEAVAYLAQAPAVTGTVLYVDGGQHLASSSRDVKFLTEPADADRSR; encoded by the coding sequence ATGACCGTTGCATCGACGCCACGCCCTGTCCCCGACGCCAACGACGCCGCTCGCACGTCCGACGTGCCGCACGCGTCGTATGCGTCGCGCGTTGCGTTGGTGACGGGCGGCGCGCGCCGCATCGGACGCGCCATCGCGCTGAAGCTCGCGAGCTTGGGCTGGGACGTCGCCGTGCACTACGAGCGCTCGCACGACGAGGCGCTTGAAACGGTGGCCGCCATCGAGGCGATGGGTCGCCGGGCGGTCGCGCTGCAGGCGTCGCTCGCCGACGAAGCCGCGACCATCGCCCTGATCGGGCGTTGTCGTGAGGCGCTGGGCGTGCCGACGTGTCTGGTGAACAATGCGTCGCGCTTCGAGTACGATTGCGCCGATGATTTCGGCTATCAGGCGCTGGAGCGCCACATGCGCGTCAATGCAGGCGCGCCGCTGGTGCTGGCGCGCGAGATGCACGTGGCGCTGGGTGAGACCGGGCGCGGCGTCGTCGTCAATCTACTCGACCAGAAGCTGGCGAATCCGAACCCCGATTACCTGTCGTACACGCTGTCGAAGGCGGCGCTCGACGTGGCGACGACCTTGCTCGCGCAAGCCTTTGCTCCGCGCTTGCGTGTGGTTGGCGTCGCCCCCGGCGTGACGCTCGTGTCCGTAGACCAGACGCCGGCAGGCTTTGCCGCCGCCCATGCGTCGACACCGCTGGGCGCGTCGTCCACGCCGCAAGACATCGCCGAAGCCGTGGCCTATCTGGCGCAGGCGCCAGCCGTTACTGGCACGGTGTTGTATGTGGACGGTGGCCAACATCTCGCGAGTTCGTCGCGCGACGTGAAATTTCTGACCGAGCCGGCCGATGCCGACCGGTCTCGTTGA